GCTGGCGCCGGGCAGCAAGATCACCGAGCCGGGCCTCTCCAGGGCCTACGGCATCTCGCGCGGCCCGCTGCGCGAGGCGATGCGTCGCCTCGAGGCGCACCGCCTGATCGAGCGGGTGCCTCATGTGGGTGCCCGGGTGGTGAAGCTCTCCATGAAGGAGCTGCTGGAGCTGTTCGACGTGCGCGAGGCGCTGGAGAGCATGGCGGCCCGGCTGGCGGCCGAGCACATGACCGCCGAGGAGATCGCTGGGCTGCGCGAGCTCCTGGCGATGCATGAGCGTCAGGCCGACCTCAAGAAGGGCGAGGCCTACTTCCAGCGCGAGGGCGATCTGGACTTCCACTACCGGATCGTCCAGGGCAGCCACAATCGCATGCTGGTGACCCTGCTGTGCGACGACCTCTACTACCTGGTGCGGCTCTATCGCACCCAGTTCAGCGCCAGCGGCTCGCGGCCTCAGCGCGCCTTCGTCGAGCACCATCGCATCGTCGATGCCATCGAGGCCGGCGATGCCGAGCTTGCCGAACTGCTGATGCGGCGTCACGTCAGCGCCTCACGGGCCAATGTGGTCGACCGCTATGCGGCCACCCTGCGTCAGGCGGCCGAGACCACATCCTGATTCGAACCGAACCCCCGCGGCCCGGACCTTCCAGGCCAGCCCCCTACAGGAGAGAGACCATGACCCAGCAGACCCCCGGCGCCCGCTTCCGTGCCGCCCTCGAGGCCAATCGCCCGCTGCCCATCGTCGGTACCATCAACGCCTACACCGCCATGATGGCCAAGCGCGTCGGCCACCAGGCCATCTATCTCTCCGGCGGCGGCGTGGCCAATGCCTCCTTCGGCCTGCCGGATCTCGGCATGACCACCATGAACGACGTGGTCGAGAATGCCCACCGCATCTGCGGCCCCACCGACCTGCCGCTGCTGGTGGATATCGATACCGGCTGGGGCGGCGCCTTCAACATCGCCCGCACCGTCAAGGAGATGCAGCGCGCGGGCGTTGCCGCCGTGCACATCGAGGACCAGGTCGCCCAGAAGCGCTGCGGCCACCGCCCCAACAAGGCCATCGTCTCCCAGCAGGAGATGGTCGACCGCGTCAAGGCCGCCGCCGATGCGCGCATCGACCCGGACTTCTACCTGATCGCCCGCACCGACGCCTTCCAGAAGGATGGGCTGGATGCCGCCATCGAACGTGCCCAGGCCTGCATCGAGGCCGGCGCCGACGCCATCTTCGCCGAGGCGGTGCACACCCTGGACGACTACAAGGCCTTCTGCGAGCGCGTCGACGCGCCGATCCTGGCCAACATCACCGAGTTCGGCGCCACGCCGCTGTTCTCCCAGCAGGAACTGGGCGAGGTGGGCTGCCGCATGGTGCTCTATCCGCTGTCCGCCTTCCGCGCCATGAACGCCGCGGCGCTCAAGGTCTATCAGAGCATCCATGCCAACGGCCACCAGCGCGACGTGGTGGAGCTGATGCAGACTCGCGACGAGCTCTACGACTTCCTGAACTACCACAGCTTCGAGCAGAAGCTCGATGCGCTCTTTGCCGAGAAGGGCAGCGACGCCTGAGTCGCGCCCGCCAGTCACTTCGGATACCTACAAGAGGAGAGAGATCATGGTTGATAAACCCATCGGCGGCGCCGGCCTGCGTGGCCAGAGTGCAGGTACCACCGCCCTGTGTACCGTGGGCAAGACCGGTTCCGGCCTGACCTATCGCGGCTTCGACATCAAGGAGCTGGCGGAAAAGGCGAAGTTCGAGGAAGTGGCCTACCTGCTGCTCAAGGGCAAGCTGCCCAACCAGGCCGAGCTCGACGCCTACATTTCCAAGCTCAAGGGCCTGCGTGGCCTGCCGCAGCCGCTCAAGACCGTGCTGGAGCAGATCCCCAAGGACGCCCACCCCATGGACGTGATGCGCACCGGCGCCTCCATGCTGGGCAACCTGGAGACCGAGCAGAGCTTCGACGAGCAGCAGGATGTCTCCGACCGCCTGCTGGCCGTGCTGCCCTCGATCATCTGCTACTGGTACCGCTTCAGCCACGACGGCGTGCGCATCGAGACCGAGACCGACGATGACTCCGTGGGTGCCCACTTCCTGCACCTGCTGCGCGGCGAGGCCCCCTCCGAGCTGCATGCTCGCGTCATGAACGTCTCGCTGATCCTCTACGCCGAGCACGAGTTCAACGCCTCGACCTTCACCGCGCGCGTCTGCGCCTCGACTCTCTCCGACATGCACTCCTGCGTGACCGGCGCCATCGGCTCGCTGCGCGGTCCGCTCCACGGCGGCGCCAACGAGGCGGCCATGGACATGATCGAGAACTGGGCCTCCGCCGACGAGGCCGAGCGCGAGATCATGGGCATGCTCGAGCGCAAGGAGAAGATCATGGGCTTCGGCCATGCGATCTATCGCGAGTCCGACCCGCGCAACGCCATCATCAAGGAGTGGTCGAAGAAGCTGGCCGAGGACGTGGGTGACACGGTGCTCTACCCGGTCTCCGAGCGCGTCGAGGCGGTGATGTGGCGCGAGAAGAAGCTGTTCTGCAACGCCGACTTCTTCCATGCCAGCGCCTACCACTTCATGGACATCCCCACCAAGCTGTTCACGCCGATCTTCGTCTGCTCGCGCGTTACCGGCTGGGCGGCTCATGTCTTCGAGCAGCGCGCCAACAACCGTATCATTCGCCCGAGCGCCGATTACGTCGGCCCGGAGAAGAGCGAGTGGGTGCCCATCGAGGATCGGGGTTGAGTATGAATACGGACTACCGTAAACCGCTTCCCGGCACCGAGCTGGACTACTTCGACGTGCGTGCGGCCGTCGAGGAGATCCAGCCCGGTGCCTATGACACCCTTCCCTACACCTCCCGGGTGCTCGCCGAGCAGCTGGTGCGTCGCTGCGAGCCGGAATTGCTCAACGATGCCCTCAAGCAGCTGATCGAGCGCCGCCGTGACCTGGACTTCCCCTGGTACCCGGCCCGGGTGGTGTGCCACGACATCCTCGGCCAGACGGCGCTTGTCGACCTGGCCGGCCTGCGCGACGCCATCGCCGAGCAGGGCGGTGACCCCGCCAAGGTCAACCCGGTGGTGCCGACCCAGCTGATCGTCGACCACTCGCTCGCTGTGGAGCACGCCGGCTTCGAGCCGGACGCCTTCGAGAAGAACCGCGCCATCGAGGATCGTCGCAACGAGGACCGTTTCCACTTCATCGAGTGGACCAAGACCGCCTTCGAGAACGTCGACGTGATCCCCGCCGGCAACGGCATCATGCACCAGATCAACCTGGAGAAGATGTCGCCGGTGGTCCAGGCGCGCCCGGATGAGAATGGAAAGCGCGTGGCCTATCCCGACACCTGCGTGGGCACCGACAGCCACACGCCGCACATCGACTGCCTGGGCGTCATCGCCATCGGCGTCGGTGGCCTCGAAGCCGAGACCGTGATGCTGGGCCGTCCCTCCATGATGCGGCTGCCCGACATTGTCGGCGTGGAGCTGACCGGCAGGCCCAAGCCCGGCATCACCGCCACCGATATCGTGCTGGCGATCACCGAGTTCCTGCGCAAGGAGCGCGTGGTCGGCGCCTATCTCGAGTTCTACGGCGAGGGGGCCAAGAGTCTCACCATCGGCGACCGCGCCACCATCTCCAACATGACCCCGGAGTACGGGGCCACCGCGGCGATGTTCTACATCGACGAGCAGACCATTGACTACCTGACGCTCACCGGCCGCGAGCCGGAGCAGGTCGAGCTGGTGGAAAAGTACGCCAAGCAGACCGGCCTGTGGGCCGACAGCCTGGCCAACGCCCAGTACGAGCGGGTGCTGACCTTCGATCTTTCCAGCGTCGAGCGCAACCTGGCCGGCCCCTCCAACCCGCACCGCCGCCTGCCCACCAGTGCGCTGCACGAGCGCGGCATCGCCGTGGACTACGACAAGGCCCAGGCGGAGGAGAAGGAAGGCCGGATGCCCGATGGCGCGGTGATCATCGCCGCCATCACCAGCTGCACCAATACCTCGAACCCGCGCAACGTGGTGGGAGCGGGCCTGCTCGCCAAGAAGGCCAACGAGCTCGGCCTGATTCGCAAGCCCTGGGTGAAGTCGTCCTTCGCCCCGGGGTCCAAGGTCGCGCGGCTCTATCTCGAAGAGTCAGGCCTGCTGCCGGAGCTGGAGAAGCTCGGCTTCGGCATCGTCGCCTACGCCTGCACCACCTGTAACGGCATGTCCGGGGCGCTGGATCCCAAGATCCAGCAGGAGATCATCGACCGCGATCTCTACGCCACCGCCGTGCTCTCCGGCAACCGCAACTTCGACGGCCGCATCCACCCCTACGCCAAG
The Halomonas alkalicola DNA segment above includes these coding regions:
- a CDS encoding GntR family transcriptional regulator, which encodes MTSVETETTPPEVRTLAERVFQQLQDAIVRGELAPGSKITEPGLSRAYGISRGPLREAMRRLEAHRLIERVPHVGARVVKLSMKELLELFDVREALESMAARLAAEHMTAEEIAGLRELLAMHERQADLKKGEAYFQREGDLDFHYRIVQGSHNRMLVTLLCDDLYYLVRLYRTQFSASGSRPQRAFVEHHRIVDAIEAGDAELAELLMRRHVSASRANVVDRYAATLRQAAETTS
- the prpB gene encoding methylisocitrate lyase, which produces MTQQTPGARFRAALEANRPLPIVGTINAYTAMMAKRVGHQAIYLSGGGVANASFGLPDLGMTTMNDVVENAHRICGPTDLPLLVDIDTGWGGAFNIARTVKEMQRAGVAAVHIEDQVAQKRCGHRPNKAIVSQQEMVDRVKAAADARIDPDFYLIARTDAFQKDGLDAAIERAQACIEAGADAIFAEAVHTLDDYKAFCERVDAPILANITEFGATPLFSQQELGEVGCRMVLYPLSAFRAMNAAALKVYQSIHANGHQRDVVELMQTRDELYDFLNYHSFEQKLDALFAEKGSDA
- the prpC gene encoding bifunctional 2-methylcitrate synthase/citrate synthase — its product is MVDKPIGGAGLRGQSAGTTALCTVGKTGSGLTYRGFDIKELAEKAKFEEVAYLLLKGKLPNQAELDAYISKLKGLRGLPQPLKTVLEQIPKDAHPMDVMRTGASMLGNLETEQSFDEQQDVSDRLLAVLPSIICYWYRFSHDGVRIETETDDDSVGAHFLHLLRGEAPSELHARVMNVSLILYAEHEFNASTFTARVCASTLSDMHSCVTGAIGSLRGPLHGGANEAAMDMIENWASADEAEREIMGMLERKEKIMGFGHAIYRESDPRNAIIKEWSKKLAEDVGDTVLYPVSERVEAVMWREKKLFCNADFFHASAYHFMDIPTKLFTPIFVCSRVTGWAAHVFEQRANNRIIRPSADYVGPEKSEWVPIEDRG
- the acnD gene encoding Fe/S-dependent 2-methylisocitrate dehydratase AcnD — its product is MNTDYRKPLPGTELDYFDVRAAVEEIQPGAYDTLPYTSRVLAEQLVRRCEPELLNDALKQLIERRRDLDFPWYPARVVCHDILGQTALVDLAGLRDAIAEQGGDPAKVNPVVPTQLIVDHSLAVEHAGFEPDAFEKNRAIEDRRNEDRFHFIEWTKTAFENVDVIPAGNGIMHQINLEKMSPVVQARPDENGKRVAYPDTCVGTDSHTPHIDCLGVIAIGVGGLEAETVMLGRPSMMRLPDIVGVELTGRPKPGITATDIVLAITEFLRKERVVGAYLEFYGEGAKSLTIGDRATISNMTPEYGATAAMFYIDEQTIDYLTLTGREPEQVELVEKYAKQTGLWADSLANAQYERVLTFDLSSVERNLAGPSNPHRRLPTSALHERGIAVDYDKAQAEEKEGRMPDGAVIIAAITSCTNTSNPRNVVGAGLLAKKANELGLIRKPWVKSSFAPGSKVARLYLEESGLLPELEKLGFGIVAYACTTCNGMSGALDPKIQQEIIDRDLYATAVLSGNRNFDGRIHPYAKQAFLASPALVVAYAIAGTVRFDIEKDVLGTDKDGNSVTLKDLWPSDEEIDAIVGEFVKPEQFKQVYIPMFDLDAFEKAESPLYDWRPQSTYIRRPPYWEGTMAAERELKGMRPLAILPDNITTDHLSPSNAIMMDSAAGEYLHKMGLPEEDFNSYATHRGDHLTAQRATLANPKLFNEMVRDDAGEVVQGSLARVEPEGQVMRMWEAIETYMNRKQPLIIIAGADYGQGSSRDWAAKGVALAGVEAIVAEGFERIHRTNLIGMGVMPLQFQEGTTRHTLQLDGTETYDVEGKAAPGATLELVIHRKTGEVDRVPVTCRLDTAEEVTVYSAGGVLQRFAKDFLESTAEATS